In Methylomagnum ishizawai, one DNA window encodes the following:
- the dnaJ gene encoding molecular chaperone DnaJ gives MAKEDYYELLGVPRNASDADIKQSFRRLAMKFHPDRNQNNPQAEEQFKKIKEAYDILSDPKKRSAYDQFGHAGVDPSMGAAGGHGFAGESFSDIFGDVFGDIFGGGTGRRRGGSRAQRGSDLRYNLEISLEEAVAGTEVKIRVPTFVNCEACGGTGAKKGTSPTTCSTCQGHGVVRMQQGFFAVQQTCPTCRGTGQIIKDPCRSCNGQGKVQETKTLSVKIPAGVDTGDRIRLGGEGEAGEAGGPPGDLYVQIAVKEHPIFTRDGANLYCEVPISFPTACLGGELEVPTLDGKVVLKIPPETQTGRLFRLRAKGVKPVRGGPPGDLMCRVRVETPVHLNKDQLELIKKLDESLSGGGSHHSPQAHGWLDGVKQFFDKLGL, from the coding sequence ATGGCGAAAGAAGATTACTACGAACTGCTGGGCGTGCCGCGCAACGCCAGCGATGCCGATATCAAGCAAAGCTTTCGCCGCTTGGCGATGAAGTTCCACCCGGATCGCAACCAGAACAATCCGCAGGCGGAAGAGCAATTCAAGAAGATCAAGGAAGCCTACGACATCCTGTCCGACCCCAAGAAGCGCTCCGCCTACGACCAATTCGGCCATGCCGGGGTCGATCCTTCGATGGGCGCGGCGGGCGGACATGGTTTCGCCGGGGAAAGCTTCAGCGATATTTTCGGCGATGTGTTCGGGGATATCTTTGGTGGCGGCACCGGACGGCGGCGCGGCGGCAGCCGGGCGCAACGCGGTTCCGACCTGCGCTATAACCTGGAAATCAGCCTGGAGGAAGCCGTCGCCGGCACCGAGGTCAAAATCCGCGTCCCCACCTTCGTCAACTGCGAAGCCTGCGGCGGCACCGGGGCCAAGAAAGGCACCTCGCCCACCACCTGTTCCACCTGCCAAGGCCACGGTGTGGTGCGGATGCAGCAAGGTTTCTTCGCGGTGCAGCAAACCTGCCCCACCTGCCGCGGCACCGGCCAGATCATCAAAGACCCCTGCCGTTCCTGCAACGGCCAGGGCAAGGTCCAGGAAACCAAAACCCTATCGGTCAAAATCCCGGCAGGTGTCGATACCGGCGACCGCATCCGCTTGGGCGGCGAAGGCGAGGCTGGAGAAGCCGGTGGACCGCCGGGCGATTTGTATGTGCAAATCGCCGTCAAGGAACATCCCATCTTCACCCGCGACGGGGCCAACCTCTACTGCGAAGTCCCCATCAGCTTCCCCACCGCCTGCCTGGGCGGCGAATTGGAAGTGCCGACCCTGGACGGCAAGGTCGTCCTCAAGATTCCGCCGGAAACCCAGACCGGGCGCTTGTTCCGGCTCCGCGCCAAGGGTGTCAAGCCGGTGCGCGGCGGTCCCCCCGGCGATCTGATGTGCCGGGTCCGGGTCGAAACCCCGGTCCACCTCAACAAGGACCAGTTGGAACTCATCAAGAAGCTGGACGAATCCCTCAGCGGTGGCGGTAGCCACCACAGCCCCCAGGCCCATGGCTGGCTGGACGGGGTCAAGCAATTCTTCGACAAACTCGGGCTATAA
- the dapB gene encoding 4-hydroxy-tetrahydrodipicolinate reductase, which produces MIRVGIIGAAGRMGHALIRACATTPGLTLAAAIERPGSPAIGTDAGELAGQAKLGIPVTDDLAAAIDGIDVLIDFTRPESSLAALALCQAHGKRLVIGTTGFGPEQKAAIEQAAQTLPIMLAPNMSVGVNLCLKLLEIAAKIIGDNTDIEIIEAHHRHKVDAPSGTALRMGEVVAAALGRDLKQCAVYGREGHTGERDPKSIGFSVIRAGDIVGEHTVMFADEGERVEITHNASSRATFAKGAMRAALWLAETPAGLYDMQDVLGLKNY; this is translated from the coding sequence ATGATCCGAGTTGGCATCATCGGCGCGGCCGGCCGCATGGGACACGCCTTGATCCGTGCCTGCGCCACCACCCCCGGCCTGACCCTGGCCGCCGCCATCGAAAGACCCGGTAGCCCGGCCATCGGCACCGACGCGGGCGAATTGGCCGGACAAGCCAAACTCGGCATTCCCGTCACCGACGACCTGGCCGCGGCCATCGACGGTATCGACGTCCTGATCGACTTCACCCGGCCCGAATCCAGCCTCGCCGCCCTCGCCCTCTGCCAAGCCCATGGCAAGCGCCTTGTCATCGGCACCACCGGCTTCGGCCCCGAACAGAAAGCCGCGATCGAACAAGCCGCGCAAACCCTCCCGATCATGCTGGCCCCCAATATGAGCGTCGGTGTGAACCTCTGTCTCAAACTGCTGGAAATCGCCGCCAAGATCATCGGCGATAACACCGATATCGAAATCATCGAAGCCCACCATCGCCACAAGGTGGATGCGCCCTCCGGCACCGCGCTGCGCATGGGCGAAGTGGTCGCCGCCGCCCTGGGCCGCGATCTCAAGCAATGTGCCGTCTATGGCCGCGAAGGCCACACCGGCGAACGCGACCCGAAAAGCATCGGCTTCTCGGTGATCCGGGCCGGCGATATCGTGGGCGAACATACGGTCATGTTCGCCGACGAAGGCGAGCGCGTGGAAATCACCCACAACGCCTCCAGCCGCGCGACCTTCGCCAAAGGAGCCATGCGCGCCGCGCTCTGGCTGGCGGAAACCCCGGCCGGGCTCTACGACATGCAGGATGTCCTGGGACTCAAAAA